One window of the Carassius auratus strain Wakin unplaced genomic scaffold, ASM336829v1 scaf_tig00216437, whole genome shotgun sequence genome contains the following:
- the LOC113098191 gene encoding homeobox protein PKNOX1-like, which produces MMTSPSVSMEGYQEAEQMQVGEQTAGQAEESLEEEESSSAPSEPQTPMEVYKTAIYRHPLFPLLALLFEKCEQSTQSSECVTSASFDVDIENFVRNQEKEGKAFFSEDPDLDNLMVKAIQVLRIHLLELEKVNDLCKDFCSRYIACLKTKMNSETLLSGEPGSPYSPTHTQPPSSFSGAMSPQGIVVPAAALQQGNVTVTAVNPTQVVTGGTVYQPVTVVTPQGQVVTQTLSPGTIRIQNSQLQLQLNQDLNFFSQEDNSSKAKRGILPKHATNVMRSWLFQHIGHPYPTEDEKKQIALQTNLTLLQVNNWFINARRRILQPMLDASSSDTPKSKKKTPQTRPLQRFWPNSLASSVSQQQVTMEDGTMVTVGVGEDGLQTLSSDGATLAMQQVMMGGHSEEEEEEDEEDEEDEDNDPSHSDMTRLGLETSDSL; this is translated from the exons ATGATGACATCCCCATCGGTGTCCATGGAGGGTTACCAAGAGGCTGAACAG ATGCAAGTGGGAGAGCAGACGGCGGGACAAGCGGAGGAGAGTTTGGAGGAAGAGGAGAGCAGCTCAGCACCGTCTGAGCCACAGACTCCTATGGAGGTCTACAAGACGGCCATTTACAG ACACCCCTTGTTCCCCCTGCTGGCGCTGCTCTTTGAGAAATGCGAGCAATCGACTCAGAGCTCGGAGTGCGTGACCTCGGCCAGCTTCGATGTGGATATCGAGAACTTCGTGCGAAACCAGGAGAAAGAAGGCAAGGCTTTCTTCAGTGAGGACCCCGATTTGGACAATCTG ATGGTGAAGGCCATCCAGGTGTTACGGATTCACCTGCTGGAGCTGGAGAAGGTGAATGACCTGTGTAAAGATTTCTGCAGCCGCTACATCGCCTGCCTCAAGACCAAGATGAACAGCGAGACGCTGCTCAGCGGAGAGCCAGGAAGTCCCTactccccaacacacacacag CCACCGAGCTCGTTCTCTGGAGCCATGAGTCCTCAAGGTATTGTGGTGCCAGCGGCGGCTTTACAGCAAGGCAACGTAACTGTCACAGCCGTAAACCCCACACAGGTGGTCACAG GTGGGACGGTGTATCAGCCTGTTACAGTTGTTACTCCACAGGGGCAGGTGGTCACACAGACGCTGTCACCTGGAACAATACGCATCCAGAACTCACAG CTTCAGCTGCAGTTGAACCAGGATCTAAACTTTTTCAGTCAGGAGGACAATTCGTCTAAGGCCAAGAGAGGCATCCTTCCCAAACACGCCACCAATGTCATGCGTTCCTGGCTCTTCCAGCACATCGGT CACCCTTACCCTACAGAAGATGAGAAGAAACAGATCGCCCTGCAGACCAACCTCACCCTGCTGCAGGTTAACAACTG GTTTATTAACGCACGCCGACGGATCCTTCAGCCCATGCTGGACGCCAGCTCCTCGGACACACCCAAGAGCAAAAAGAAGACCCCCCAAACACGCCCCCTGCAGCGCTTCTGGCCCAACTCCCTCGCCTCCTCTGTGTCCCAGCAACAGGTCACCATGGAAGACG GTACTATGGTAACAGTCGGTGTGGGTGAGGATGGCCTCCAGACGCTCTCATCAGATGGAGCTACGCTGGCCATGCAGCAGGTCATGATGGGAGGTCAcagcgaggaggaggaggaggaggacgaagAGGATGAAGAGGACGAGGACAATGATCCTTCCCACTCCGACATGACCAGGCTGGGCCTGGAGACCAGCGACTCGCTGTAG
- the LOC113098230 gene encoding transmembrane protease serine 3-like, whose protein sequence is MASSQTAGETERPVSQGGSRQERDAVEEGTESGALELVSITEEDLPVVETPTTFNVSSFSSDNSHSSHFYDPDTQDPHVPVELPTVASAPLPVYKAHNLQIPPSPGVPVIKVQPFLHGERLSDLKSLCWPYVPRRLLALLIILGLLIVLILVLGIGLGVGLKSCSGKFRCLSSVQCISRNAVCDGVEDCGDGEDELSCVRVSGRSSVLQVFSRGSWRTVCSEGWGSHLGSVACRQLGYNSFVSTTDVPVSSIEAVFQNNLVALNINQTGLQDNFKIQNSSHLRKTQCTSGVVTAVKCIECGSRPAVRSRIVGGNVSRSGLVPWQVSLHYQNQHLCGGSVISERWILTAAHCVYGFAQPVLWAVYAGITDQPLGGTGGLSVEKIIYHANYRPGGLSYNIALIKLKLPLSFNDQVVPICLPSNGESFEDGQMCLISGWGATVDGGEASLSLHTAQVPLLSSRDCRRRGLTSWNICAGFSEGGAGTCQGDSGGPLACQGSGWTLVGAASWAESCGQANKPGIYTSINEALTWIQQQMEKEEDQRR, encoded by the exons ATGGCTTCTTCACAGACAGCAGGAGAGACGGAGCGGCCCGTTTCACAGGGAGGAAGCCGACAGGAGAGG GATGCGGTGGAGGAGGGCACTGAATCTGGTGCTCTGGAGTTAGTCTCCATCACAGAAGAGGACCTTCCTGTAGTTGAGACGCCCACCACATTCAATGTGAGCTCCTTCAGCAGTGATAACAGCCATTCCAGTCACTTCTACGACCCAGACACGCAGGACCCTCACGTCCCTGTTGAGCTGCCCACCGTGGCGTCCGCTCCACTGCCTGTGTATAAAGCCCATAACCTTCAGATCCCACCCAGCCCAGGTGTGCCCGTCATCAAGGTCCAGCCCTTCTTGCACG gagaaAGACTGTCAGACTTGAAGTCTTTGTGTTGGCCGTATGTGCCTCGCAGATTGCTGGCTCTGCTCATCATCTTGGGATTGCTAATTGTCTTGATTCTGGTGCTAGGAATAGGTTTGGGAG TGGGTCTGAAGAGTTGCTCAGGAAAGTTCCGCTGTTTGTCGTCGGTTCAGTGTATCAGCAGAAATGCTGTGTGTGATGGAGTCGAGGACTGTGGAGATGGAGAAGACGAGCTCAGCTGTG TGCGTGTGAGTGGCAGGAGCTCTGTGCTGCAGGTGTTCAGTAGGGGCTCGTGGAGGACTGTGTGCTCTGAAGGCTGGGGTTCTCACCTGGGCTCTGTAGCCTGCAGACAACTGGGATACAACAG CTTTGTGAGCACTACTGATGTTCCCGTCTCCTCCATTGAAGCAGTGTTTCAGAATAATCTAGTGGCTCTTAATATCAACCAAACAGGCCTTCAAGACAACTTCAAGATCCAAAACTCTTCACACCTCAG AAAAACTCAGTGCACTTCTGGTGTAGTAACCGCAGTCAAGTGTATAG AGTGTGGCTCCAGGCCAGCCGTCCGCAGTCGTATTGTGGGAGGGAACGTGTCGAGGTCTGGGCTGGTCCCGTGGCAGGTCAGCCTGCATTACCAAAACCAGCATCTGTGTGGAGGATCAGTCATCAGTGAGCGCTGGATTCTCACTGCTGCGCACTGTGTGTACGG GTTTGCTCAGCCAGTGTTATGGGCCGTGTATGCTGGGATAACAGACCAGCCATTGGGTGGAACTGGAGGTCTCTCTGTGGAGAAAATCATCTACCATGCCAACTACAGGCCAGGAGGACTCAGCTACAACATAGCTCTAATAAAGCTTAAGCTACCTCTGTCTTTCAATG ACCAAGTAGTACCCATCTGTTTGCCCAGTAATGGCGAGAGCTTTGAGGATGGACAGATGTGTTTGATCTCAGGCTGGGGAGCCACAGTGGATGGTG GAGAGGCCAGTTTGTCCCTACATACCGCTCAGGTCCCATTACTGTCCAGCAGAGACTGCCGCAGACGGGGTTTGACCTCCTGGAACATCTGTGCAGGATTCTCAGAGGGTGGTGCTGGAACATGTCAG GGGGACAGCGGAGGGCCGCTAGCCTGTCAGGGGTCCGGATGGACATTGGTGGGGGCAGCCAGCTGGGCTGAGAGCTGTGGACAAGCAAACAAACCAGGAATTTACACCAGCATAAATGAAGCTCTCACATGGATTCAGCAACAAAtggag aAAGAAGAGGATCAGCGTCGCTGA